The region CACCAATGTTACTGTACGAGGGCAAAGCCACCCTAATGTGACGGATTTGCCCATGACCCGCGTCGGCTACGCCCGCGTCAGCACCATCGACCAGGATCTCGACATCCAGGTTGCCCGGTTGAAGGCAGCGGGCTGTGAAATCCTCCGCTCCGAAACAGGCTCGGGCGCATCGCGCACTGGACGCACGGAGCTTGAGACGATCATGCAGTTCCTGCGCGCCGATGACGAACTCGTCGTCCTGCGTCTCGATCGGCTCGGTCGCTCCACACGCGATGTTCTCAATCTGGTTCATGAACTCGACCAGAAGGGAGCCTCATTGCGGGTGCTTGAGCCGGAGGTGACGACGGCCGGAAGCATGGGGCGGATGGTGATCACCATTCTGGGCATGGTCGCGGACATGGAACTGACGTTCATCAAGGACCGGCAGCGCGCCGGGATCGAGGCGGCGCGCGCCGAAGGCGTCTACAAAGGCCGGAAGAAAAACATCGATGACGATGAAATCCGACGCCGGATCACCGCCGGCGCGAGCAAGGCCAGCGTCGCGCGCGACCTCAAGATCTCAAGAATGACCGTCTATCGGGCGCTTGACGTCATTCCTTCAAGGATCGGGCTGCCGGAAAAGCCGCCTTCTGTCACCATCGCCCTGCATCTGACCATCGAGAACTTCAACAAGCATGGTCGTGGCAGAAAGCCCGCTCGCGAGCGCATTGAGGCGATGCTGGAGCGGGATTACCAGATGCAAAAGACCGGGAACTGCGATTACACGCTGACCGTCGCCTATGATCAGGGTGCCGATGGCGTCAGCCTCGATGATGAGATCGCATCTCTCCAGACAGAGATGTTCAACATCGCAGAGAGCTACAGGTGCTCGATCGAGACCGATGTTTACGAGATTGGAGGACAAGAGCGAGCCTGGTAGATCGCCATGTTCAATCTTTGTTCTTCAACATGGCCAAAATCGCAGCTTCGGGCCGACT is a window of Sphingobium amiense DNA encoding:
- a CDS encoding recombinase family protein, whose translation is MTRVGYARVSTIDQDLDIQVARLKAAGCEILRSETGSGASRTGRTELETIMQFLRADDELVVLRLDRLGRSTRDVLNLVHELDQKGASLRVLEPEVTTAGSMGRMVITILGMVADMELTFIKDRQRAGIEAARAEGVYKGRKKNIDDDEIRRRITAGASKASVARDLKISRMTVYRALDVIPSRIGLPEKPPSVTIALHLTIENFNKHGRGRKPARERIEAMLERDYQMQKTGNCDYTLTVAYDQGADGVSLDDEIASLQTEMFNIAESYRCSIETDVYEIGGQERAW